The following DNA comes from Camelina sativa cultivar DH55 chromosome 14, Cs, whole genome shotgun sequence.
CATGTATATATgaagagatatttttttgtaatggtaAACGtgtgttaaaaaaagaaaagatactGTATACAGTTTTGaccacttttttattttatttattttgttctttctttaataGCGTGAGTCGAAGATTCTAATTGGACCTGAATTGAAAGATCGTCTTGGTTTAATTTCCTCAACCCCTGATGACACAACCACTTTCTTGGAAGCTGCCAATTTTCCATATTCTTCCAGTTTTATCGAGAAGACGATaacgtctcttcttcttctttcttgtcaaCCATCCAGAACGTCTTACTTGTATCCTCATTAATAGGGCGACCGTTTATTGGTAGGCCAATTCATTACATAAAACTGGGTGATTTAGTTATCTTGCGAGTCATATTTATTGGTCGGGCGTGCTGTTCCTGTCTAATTTATAGGTGTTACAAATTTCAttggttcagttttttttttttttttaaggagtCAAACTCAAAGCTTTATAGATATGTAAATTAAAGAGTTTCAAACACTCCATTTAGGGAGAAAGATTACAGACCAACAAGGCAGATTTATAGCAAGAGATGTATCTTTCTGCACACATGGAGACTGAAGAAGAGTCTGCTTGTAATTGTGGGCTCACTCGTATAGAAaaccacttttatttttttaatcattttgccATAGTTAGTGTCTGAACTGTAGATAATTTAAACACTCCACTAATCAGATTTACTTACATTCGTatagggaaaaaaaacattaaaaagaaaaacaaaacaattgaaCCAAAATATGTCTCCTAATTACTTCTATGTCTTGCTCCGGTAATGTCCTTGCATCTGAATAGGCTTTTGCCAATGTATCAGTTTCAACTTTCCTATTCCTCAAGACAAAgacaagacaaaacaaaaagaaagcaagcAAAAATCAACTCAGGCGTGTGCAGCCTCAGAGTCTTCTACGGTGGCGGCCGGCGTAAGTCCAGTCAACAAATCCTCCTGTGGCGAGCCTAGCAAGAGTGAAACGATCTCTCTCATATTCGGCCGCTTGGCTGGATCAGGGTGACAACAAGCCAAACCTAACTTGAGCAACAATTCAACTTCCTCCATCGACTCACACTCACTCCTCACCCTCTCATCCGCCGCCTCAACCAATCTTCCTCCACCGTACAAATCCCTAACCCAATCCACAAGCACCATATCTTCTTCCTCCGCGTACTCTATCGGCCTCCTCCCACAAACAACCTCCAACACCACCACACCGAAACTATACACATCACTCCCCTCCGTAGGCGCAGACGCAGAAGCAAGCTCCGGCGCCAAATACCCTAACGTACCCACCACGCGAGTGGTGTTTGGAGCCCCACCGTGCTCATACAACTTGGCTAAACCAAAGTCCCCTAACCTCCCACGCATCTCAGAATCCAAAAGTATGTTACTTGATTTAATATCTCTATGAATCACCACTTGATCCCATCCATGGTGAAGATAGTTAAGCCCTTCCGCAACATCGTTAATCACCTGACGCCTTCTCCGCCACGGCATTGGCTCTTTCGGATTATCAAAGATCCACTGGTTAAGACTTCCGTTTGGCATGTAATCGTAGACGAGCATCAGCTCGTTTTTACGGCGACACCATCCTCTCATCTGAACCAGATTCTTATGCTGTAGCCTTCCCATACTCGAGATCTCCGCCATGAACTCTCTCAAACCTTGCTTCGAATCGTGGTTCACGCATTTAACAGCGATCTCACTGCTGTTGTTCGGCAAAACCCCTCTGTAAACTTTACCAAATCCACCAGATCCAAGAAGACGATCGTAGGAGAAAACCTCAGTAGCGGCGGCGAGCTCTTCGTAGCTGAAACGGTGAGGCCAAAACTCCAACTCCCACtcctcaatctcttcttcttcctcctcttttatTAGCTTCTTCCAAATCAGAAAAGCCCCAAATCCGATTAGACCTACGAAGACAACACAACCGATAACGATCCCGGCGATTGCTCCGGTGGAaagagaagacgacgaagatcTCAGCAAGAAAACAGGTAACTCCGTTGTGTTGATGTCCCGAAGAGCTCCAGTATCACTCAAGCTCCAAGCTAGAATCCTCCGAGCTTCAACCCAATTCGTTTTCGAAGCGGAGAAGCCGACATACATATCCGCCGAGACATAATTAGCGATAACCGGATCACGAAAACTAAGCGTCGGCCGGCGAGGTCGAATCACGCCGACGGGAGCGACGGAGACGTTGATCTCGAAGTTAGGACCATCGAAATCGATCCAAGCTCGAACGTTGTTTCCGTTACGCATATTGAAGGGAACAAAGCTCCCGTTAACAGAATCGTAGTACCCAGCGGTTACGGAAGCGGTGGATTCGATGTTGTTGAGGTCGATTCCGATGTGGTTATCGTCGATATCGTTGACTTCAGAGTTCCGACCGGTGTCGAACTCGACGGCGAGGAGAGGAGCGTTGAATCGGACGGTGGTGTTGGTGAAGAGACCGAAGTATTGGCTGGAGATAGCGTTTGGAGGAGAGGTGGAGTTGGAGAGGACGAAGCAGAGGCCAAAGCCAGGGCTTGTGGATATGTCAGGGAGGATGGAGAAGATAAAGGAAGTTGAGAAAGACGAGAGCCGGGTCGGGTTACGAGTTGGGTCGGGTATGATTGAGAGCTTTCGCGGGTAAAAAGCGCGTCCGAAAGAGAAAGGATCGGAGTCGTTGATGAGGATGATCACGCTTGAGTCTATTCGGGAATCTTTGATGAGGATCACGTTGGTTCTGTTGGTTGCGGAGCTGAATGAATTGTAGAGGAAATCAATTGCAGAAGAGGAACGGTCGAGATGAGTGATGATTattaggagaagaaggagaggagcTGACCCTtgccgccgccaccaccaccaccgcatTCTGTATAGTATAGATTTTTCTCCGGTGGGAGGAGCAATGTGAATATTTGGGGAAAAGGGAACAAACATAATAAGGCCACCGTCGGAGCTTTCTCATCTGTAATTAAGTGTGAGATTGAGATAGCGAGAGCAGGTGGTCAACGTCGGCGGCTTTGGAAAgtcaaaaggttttttttcttctttactgtTGAGAAATTAGGAAATGTCAAACCCGGTTTCGACCATTCGGTTCACGATTATGGGCTTTTAATTTGTGTCTACACGCCTTTAGGCTCAAATTTGCCCCAATAATAAATACACtacgatttatttattttctatttcataTGATTGTATTTCTATGTGTGGTAATGTACAGCGACATGaggattttaaaattgattcgTACAAGGACGACAAGGCAAAGCATCTTTATACAAACTGGTCTTTTACATGAGCATCTTTCAGATGTGAGTATATAAACAACATCATCGTCTCTCTACTTTTTGTCATATGAGAGTaagtaaactaaaaaatattctaaGTGTACGTGAGtaatatagtttattttccTGGATCATATATTATGAGGAATATATAGAGTATTGTGTtgtatggttttctttttctgattaaCTAACTATATATGATGCTTTATAGTGAAAATGAGTGGGAATGAAACTCCAGAGCTGCCGATCATCAACCTTTCTGACAAGAACCTGAAACCGGACACAGAGCTCTGGAACTCAACGAGAGACCGCGTCCGTGAAGCCATGGAACATCATGGATGGTTTGTGGCGGAATACAACAACTTTCCAGTAGAACTTCACCAGTCGATTCTGGGGGCCGCTAAGGAACTACTTGATCTTCCTCCCGACATCAAGATAAAGAAAGACAACCACAAGGCCGGGCACGGCTACATCACCATGATGTCAGATGCTCAGCTCGTTCATGAAGGCCTCGGTGTTGACCAAGTCAACGATGTTCAACAGTGCCGCCGATTCTCTCGTCTTATGTGGCCTGATCATCATGACAACGACCGTTTctggtattatatatatatatttatcaagtAACTTAAGTACTTAACACAATCAAATTTTCTCCTTACTAGCTATCTATGTTATTAACgatatatgtaatatgttatAGTGAAATCGTTCATGCATATGCGAAAATGCAAGCGGACCTCGAGCAACTTGTGATAAGGATGCTCTTCGAGAGCTTTAACTTGGAGAAGTATGTAGATAAACACATAGAAGGAACACGCTACCTTCTTAGATTGTTAAAATACAGGAGACTTCCTAATGGAGAACCCAACAGGAAGTTCATATCTCATACGGACAAGACCTTCATTTCCATTCTCCATCAGAACCACATCACCGGACTCATGTTGAAATCCGAGAAAGAGGATGTTTGGTATCCTTTTATCCCTTCACCTACCCGGTTTGCTGTTATAGCAGGCGATGCCATCATGGTAAGCTGAATAGTAAATGTTAATCAGTACTTCAATCGTCATATATGCTGTTAATTAAATTATGTGCGTATATGAAAACATCAGGCGTGGAGCAACGACAGAATCAAGGCGTGTTACCACAAGGTTGAGATGGAGAGCGTGGAAACGAGGTACTCATTAGGGTTCTTTTCGTTCCAAGAAGGAATAATATCGACACCAGAGGAGATGGTGGACAAGGACCATCCTTTAGCGTACAAACCATTTCGCCATGATGGACTTCTTGAGTACTATGAGACATTGGAGGCTCACCGTACCATGACCAAGGCCTATTGTGGCATACCACAAACCTGATCATTCTCCACCAAAACCTATCACTTTCGTTATCTTATTAGCTGTAAGATGTCTGCATTTGAATGTGTTTTAAgacctctttcttctttttggttccTGGAACAAAACTCAAATagtcaaatgttttttttttttctctttttgttcgGTTCCGTAATAagatactactatatatttgtCCTTGGTTGACTCTATTAACGGGCCTTGTTTACATTAGCATGGGCCTTAACTAATAATAGTTATCAACCTCGATcctttttcttgtgttcttttgcagttggtttaattttgttttggaatttaaAACAGAAATCCTCAACTCCACTTCAAGTCTCCATTATACGAAATAGTTAATTCTTGTCTAATCAATATATCAATTAGAAAGAAAATTGCATAAACATGGGCCTATGTCTTCTTCTGGCACACATCGAGAGAGAAGATATTGATTGTAAAATTAAGATAAGATAATATAATGTAGTACTATTGTTTTCGtcattttcgttttctttttgtagagTAGACATAGGCTTGTCTTTAGATGtgctttgttattttattttcagacaATCTGACAAATAGCAACAAAACAAGATGAATCGTGCTGGGACTCTGAAAATAACACCGTGTAGTTTGTCCTTAATGttgtaaaatagatttttttagtgTTACAATCATAGAATTTCTTTGGGACCCTCAATGCATAATTGCAGAATTATAGTTGTATTTTAATGAGATTCTCATTAGTGGCAACATGTCATGGGACGATTCGAGAAAGTGctagatgtttttttcttcttcttgagaatTGCAATTTTTGATGTAATGCAATACACAGATACGATTGAGGACAGACAATGATACTACTAAAATCATTTACAgcaattttattaatcaaaataacTAAGCCGAGCACAAAACTATTAGGTATTAATCTCATGGGTCATTCCTCTCTGTGATTTCCTATCATTGAAAGAGCTTTATTGAAGTGAGTTGCTTTTGTTTGAAGATACTCTCTCCATGTGACGGATCGGTATAGAGGCGATTCAAGAGGGCTAACCAGCTTCGATACAGGTGATATCTTGATATCAGACTGGGGACCCCAAAGGAAAGCTACAGATAACCGGGCTCTGGTTTGGTTAACCCGAGCGCGGTGCAGCACGCTTTTAAACAATCCGTTGGATAAGATGTGGAAGAGGTCACCGACGTTGACCACGAGCGAGCCAGGTACCGGTGGCACGGTGATCCAACCAAGATCATCGCGAAACACTTGTAGACCGGCGGTATTGTTCTGGTACAGAATGGTTAGGAGGGTGGAGTCGGTATGCGCGGCTAGACCCATAGCTCGGTCAGGTTCAGGACAAACCGGGTAGTGATTTAGCTGGAGAGCTGCTTGGGCCCAGCTTAAATCTGCTGAATTGAGACTGGCCCATTCAACGTCTTCCTCGCTGACCCCAAGTGAATTAAGTGCTAACCACATCAGTTTAGAAGCCAACTTTTTCATTCGCTCCTCGTACTCTTCAACGATGTCGCTGTTAATTAAAAACGAATTGTTGTAGTCATCTAATTAGTACAACAGATGAGAGAGTTGACaataatcaaaactttaaaaaataaaaggtacTCCTCAATTTGCATATATActtaagatttttaatatatttgtacgaccttaggaaaaaaaaaaaaaaaacaagttggaaatttttttgttttctccgataaaactaaaagaaatatatcTCCAAATCTTGAGGTGGGTCCACTAGCActagagattttttttcatatatgctCTTAACTCTTAAAATCCCACTAAACTCCGAGGACATGGCAAAAAATTTCGGTTGCTTCTGTTATCTATGCCCCTTGTTACTACCTATAGGGCGTCCAACGTTTCCGGATGTTTTACCttaaatgataataaaattcGTCTacgtttttatatgttttatttttttccttctattaaaacttttgcatatatataagacTCGAAACCATGACTTCTATTTGGTTATATGTTCCTTAAGTAGCAATATGTAATTATGTGTACAAATGTATTGGATTTGAGTGTATGAATACATACCAGTAGTTGAGGTGATGTTGGGGCCAAAGTTTACGGAAATCGTTGAGAGGAGAACCAGTGATGGTGAACCCTTCGGACCACATTTGCTTATTAAAGAAAGATGCGATACGAGCCACGCCATAGCCGGAGACACCTGTCTCCGACCGAGCCGCCTTTAGCTTGCGTTGGACGGGTAGCCCAAAGAGGCTACCTGTGAGAAACTCAACGTCTTGCAGAAGACTCAAAGGCACGCCGTGGTTTGCGATCTGGAAGGCACCCCAAGTTCTACATGCATGACCGATTTGGTTGGCCGCGTCAGGATGGTCAAGGTCGATAAGAGGGATGGTTTCAACCGCGGTCGGAGGGGAAGGAGCAGCAGCGAAGAGGATATCGTCTTTAGGGGTCCACGAGTAAGAATCCGGGAGCTCACGGAGGGATGTGAAGTCAGGTTGGTGAGAGTGTGGGAGGTGAATGGGATGGCCTCTAAACACATCTGCTAGCATTGCAGGCATCTTTGCtcttgtttttttgattttcttaaaaatttattaatttggaagatgtttgtgtatttttttctttatgaaaaaatataatgtgcTGTTTGGTGATGGTAGAGATTGGAAGAGTTTGAGAGATTATTTATAGTGGTGGAGTCGAGATCAAGAGAGGAGGCAAAAGCATATGTTAAAGCTCTTGTTTTGGTCCATTCTTATTGGTTTCTCGACTTGTTTATTGGATTAATACGATACGAACAAACCAAACCTCTAGAAAATTATGGAGGTCCCGCCATTTCCttcttttgtaagaaaaaattatataatttattatttgatttatgcaAGATAAGATACATGTACATGATGAGTTGTCAAACCATTTAGAATTCAAATCAATGTTTAGGTATTGTGATAGATTGTATCAGGAGAGTTTGTATTCATATGTGTGTAGAAGTTAAAACAGTGTTCATTCAAATAATCTATAGTTTTAAGAAAGCGATTAATGTGTATACGGCCGGACAAAAtatgcaaaagaaagaaagagacaaatGTTTTGTAGTCTTAtcacttatttttgtttatgttgattttgttatttcctCGGTCATTGGAATTAAgttatatccaacatatttcttGATAACACGCttcgtgattttttttcttcaattattgtcataataaaaatcttattatcttTCGAATCGAATATTAAAATTTACACAGcagtcaaattatatatatatatatatatatatatatacagtaaaatgtatttttttgcCACCACAAATTACTTTTTGTACGTCTAGCGATTGTGGTCAAGTAAGTGTTGATTGATTGAAATCATAATTGTGAAAGGGGGAGACATAAAGAggagtgtttttgtttgtgacaAAAGAAGGAACAAAAATAGAAAGGGCCAATGTTGTCCTGTACAAACAATATATAGCTTACTGCAGCAAAGAACAAAATAGCttatcttctttgatttttctacCAAGAAAAATGGAAAGATTTTCACATGTAATGATTCGgagtaaaactttataaatatatctttattcgaacgttttttttttgtttaaataacaCTTTGGAAGACAATAaatcattcaacaaaaaaaaacaaaatgaattgaGGATCAACCATTGcataacagagaaaaaaacaaaaatacaaacaaaaacattagaCACATTATGCAATAGCACAAACTGATAACCTTCGTGAAATCAACCTATAGTTGTCAAGTCTTGAGTGGCCTCACTCATAAGTTTTGCACACCAAAAATTTGCCTCGAATCTAATATGATAGATTGACATTCGATTCGAATGAGATAAGCTTTATCAATATCTATCTTTTTCACTAAAACCAAATTTGATGATGAAGTAAACTGGTTCACCTAGATAGTAAGATAGACTCATTTTACATTGTTAAATTTCAACTaaagattaaattattttaatatcgcagttacatatttttctggTTTTAGACGAATTAATTATATGAATTTACTGAATTAAtcgtaaaaaatgtttttgaaataatacacaattttcctaaattttttgaatgttttgttggttttctcgtttattttccaaaaagaaaattatgaagAAAAACCATTCAAACATTGAGGTATAACACACGtgtatttgttttgtatcttactataaacaaaagataaatccaaattAGTATTTTGTATCGTTTTGTACAAATTCAAACACATAAAGATTAATGTTAGATGAATAAACGGTGGTATGGGTTTAAAATATTCCAATTGTGTGTAGTGGAGGAAAACGTTATCAGCTTTCTTTTTGCATTCAATGTCCTTTTCCGGAACAGTAGTAGTAAATACAATTTACAAGTGTAGTGACCAAAACTTTCAAACATCACTTGCCTTTTCGCTGCCTATTTAAGCCTCTACTGTTTTTGGCTTCTATCTAAATTACAAACTTATTCCTTATCCGCTGATCCAATTTAAAGACAAATTTAACATTCaaatcttctttatatatataaagaagatgcACGAAACCAATATAGTAGATTAATAGTGtgatctttatttatttattttgaacatAGTAATATATTAGTGCACGTACCTCATAAATCAAAAGGACTCATACATAAAAAAGTTTCGACGGACCAGTTGATTATGTGGACGAATTTGTGATAAAGGAAaatagttacaatttttttttacttttagaagaaataataattactttACTTGAAATGGATCAAACGTTGAATCAAATATTGGGAACCAATAAAAAGCGTGGAGATGAATCTCTTTTTCCGCTGGCATCTCAACAAAAGGAAACACTACCccattcattttcttttaaatttatttaaatttggtcATTTTCGTCTTattgacattttattttattttcttctcttttaataatttttatactttttttttgtcttcttctatcCGACTTGGCTCTCACTACGCTATATTCCAATAGTAAAATATCTACAACACGACAAAAATTTACACCTCAAGGGTCCTTTGTTTTATCTCCAACACTAGTCCTTAAGATTAACGCataatgttcaaaaaaaaaaatggaaaaacataaacGCACTAATGGTTGTTGTTATCCCTATAATTACTgatttaatagaaataattcaaatttaataagaTACGGAATTTCCTGgtgataaattgttatatatgtgtgtcaacaaaatttttaatgatgAAGAATGATAACTAaacttttgttgttatataATGATTTTGGTCTGATGGTAAATATTGATCTCACACGACGACAATGTCGGAACAAAACTTAACTAATTCACTAGCTCGCGCGGGTTTGTTGgtgtttagttttgaattttgataatcGTGAAGCTTGGTATAATGGTACtatattgttttcatttttaggTGTTGCTGATTACGTTAATTGAAAAGAACAAGCCAAATTTATTTATGGAAACAAGTAATATGTAACTAATACACATGACACATGGACATGCACATGCATCATCATCCATGCACGTGCTCCTCACATAATGCTCTCTACATCGCTTTCcaaaatgtcacaaaacagaataattatgatttttcatCATAGAGTTAGAGATTGATATCCCGTACCTTGTCTCCCTGCAGTTCTAACCCCACACCAGAACACACATCTATACGTATTTCTGTTTATGTGTGTATACGTATGCAATGACCAACGagcatatatgtgtgtgtagtGTATTTTTGTTATACAGCTAGATGcagtaaaaacattaatatttaatttctcttatgtaatatattacttttagaAATCATAGGTCTCGAAAACACTAAATTATTAACAAGatattaaatttagttaattacgTATATGTTTCATCAGtgatttaattttcttgtacgtttttatattttatgaaaagacGACTGTTGATAAgtaatataaatacaaatatattatctGGTATTATTTGAAATTGTAATGGATAAGTTAATACTACGAATATGTGTTTGGAGTTATATATACAAGGGAAagacaatattatatatatggtgacAGCCAGAATGGGATACTTATCTCTTGGCTTTAAGGGATGTAATACGTTTTTGACATGGATGATAATCATCCACGTGTAATTATATAAACCCTATCTGGACTTATATTAGGgcattttgtttcttataactAAATGTACAAACGCCACCTAGAGTTTTGGAATCATATGTCGGACCTAATTTTAACAGTGTCGTCTCTTAATTTTAAGCTTGATAACATAACCAGTGATCCAGATTTGTAATAATCattatgtttaataaaattgaaaaagaaagaaaagttagaTGCGGTTTGCTTTCAACCTCATTGGATACCATGTTTTCATTGCCATGAGCCTGCCCTATATCTTTTATCCTTAACCTTACATGGATCCCGACATTAATTAACACCACACAGAGATCTAATttaatctgtttttgtttctgcatctattatatattcaaattagtacattgaaagaaaaaccaaaaaaaaagttcaaacgAGTATGGACAAACCTAATAAAACGACAACATTATTGAATTATATCTTTTTTACCCAACATATTACGATCACGTCAAACCAAACGACTCTAGAATATATATCAACTAGTTACTTTATATCTAGTAAACTTTTACCGATGACTCCAAAGTATAACTATCACCGCAAAGTATAACTTCGGGAAAATTGTTAAAGTAAACAATgtctatgtttatatatatagcacaataaaattggtatatatattGTGGAGTAGTTTGGTTCTATATccatttaaaatatgtaaatatatcgATTTTACTGAAGTTATATATTAGAACCACTTAATCAACCAGTTCACGTGCCTTGTTACTCTTGAAATTGATTGTGATCTGAAGTATGTTTGTTGTCGAAATGACAAGCAGATTCCCTCTCTCAAATCTGAGAACAAAAAATAGTGATTTAGAATTTGACAACACACTTGTTTTTGTGCCTGGTACTCTTAGTTATGTAAAGACCAGTTTCAAATGTATgatgaaaaaaatgtattatgaAAGAGggtgctttaaaaaaaattattaaaaaaaaaactcataatattgttataaaaaaaaaaaaaacaagctatCGTTagagttatttttaaaaatagtgacAAAGTGCATAACTCTTTAACAAAATAGATTATAACACACGTACGTCTTAATTAAACCAATCACCATGGTTCATACGGTTAGGGTCCGGCATACAATAACGAAAATGTATTTGATGATCCTTTCTAACTATCTTCATTGATtgataaaactaataaaatataaatgagaGAGGCCcatatacaatttttattagtgcacatgaaagaaaaagagatgttAAATGAAGATAGTTAAAGTTTGGATGAATTAGGACCAAGTTAAGTTCATGAATCTTGTGTAGAGGTAGGCTGTGAGTGTGAGGGCGATCTAGTTTAGCGAGCTTGTTTCAAAGTAGGTATTTAATTAATGTTATCGACGAAATGAGGAGCAGATTTCTAaaccgatatatatatatatatatgtataatagcCTCACGAAGCGTATACTGTTACTTAATTCCTCGTTAATTACATCTTTTCTTTCCACAAGGGTGAAATTGAATCATTTATTTAAGACTATACTTATAACAAATTATATGTTTCCTCTCAGTTATTAGTTATTACTGTCTTTTTACTCTTAAGATTATTAGTCTTTTGTGATTGAACTGTTGTTCACTTGTTAACATAATTCTTACTCCAGTTAGCAGTGACGAAAATTGAAGGCCGCTTATTTGATAAGTGTTGTTGTGTCAGTCCATAAagtccaaaaataaaacatagatTAACATATATGTAACATTGATAAAGATCGATATTTCTAGAAACGCTTCAAATAATTGCCAAAAAAACGTGCACCTTCAGTTTTCAATATGTTATTATATTGTTACTATAAAGATGTCAAAATTGCAATTTCCAATGTTAGAAGAGATGAGGAAACATGAAGGAGAGCATTTCTTTGTcgctaacaaaatttatttattttcaaaagtatgacataataaataaattttgaaaataacatcaaaaaatatcatatacaCACCTCTAATCCGTATATAAGACTATATCAATAAACGAAAATgtcatatttaaaatacataactaATTTGcacaaatttcatatttatgttTAAACTTTCGATgtaatttagaagaagaagaatcacaaaatGATCATTCATCGCATATACTAATACTAGATCATATGAATTAGTATTTATTTATCGTCTTGCTTTTGTCActtgaaagagaaaaattaagTTTGATATAAGAATTAGGTATCCCCGTTTACTTACATTTTCTCTTTATAATATACTTCTTTTGCCGATTAAGTTATCGAGCACTGTgctgtagttttttttgtttagttttttcgGTGTAGTTCAAATTACCCTTTAGACCATTTttaatgcatatttttatttttttttaaataaaataatttaaaaataaaacattattttctccaatatattttattttcaactctaaaatagaattAGTATACAAAATAGAGGTGAAATAGagttgttttatatatagagcaatcctatcattttctctatttcagagtaaaatatagagtagggttggaacaaatgttgctctataatagagattttactctaaaatagagtagaATTGTAGATTcccttaggggacaatgataaAAGCCTCCATTCttaaattttatcttttatgtCAGTCCACAGTTCATACGTAttatttagattatatatattcatagcTGCAACTCATATTTTAAGAATTCCAGTCTAGCATCCATTACACCCTGAAAAATCGCTAAGCCTATCTTCTCCGCCTCAATTAATGATTACTTCCGTCTAACATCGATTATCTATGTCTCTctataccgattatttttggaactaaatataaatcaaatattttattattatttagagatttaaattaatagtttgtgatgttttacaataactaatgtacaaatttttgataaaaatcataaaattttatttttaa
Coding sequences within:
- the LOC104740245 gene encoding gibberellin 3-beta-dioxygenase 1-like; its protein translation is MPAMLADVFRGHPIHLPHSHQPDFTSLRELPDSYSWTPKDDILFAAAPSPPTAVETIPLIDLDHPDAANQIGHACRTWGAFQIANHGVPLSLLQDVEFLTGSLFGLPVQRKLKAARSETGVSGYGVARIASFFNKQMWSEGFTITGSPLNDFRKLWPQHHLNYCDIVEEYEERMKKLASKLMWLALNSLGVSEEDVEWASLNSADLSWAQAALQLNHYPVCPEPDRAMGLAAHTDSTLLTILYQNNTAGLQVFRDDLGWITVPPVPGSLVVNVGDLFHILSNGLFKSVLHRARVNQTRARLSVAFLWGPQSDIKISPVSKLVSPLESPLYRSVTWREYLQTKATHFNKALSMIGNHREE
- the LOC104740243 gene encoding L-type lectin-domain containing receptor kinase S.1; translated protein: MFVPFSPNIHIAPPTGEKSILYRMRWWWWRRQGSAPLLLLLIIITHLDRSSSAIDFLYNSFSSATNRTNVILIKDSRIDSSVIILINDSDPFSFGRAFYPRKLSIIPDPTRNPTRLSSFSTSFIFSILPDISTSPGFGLCFVLSNSTSPPNAISSQYFGLFTNTTVRFNAPLLAVEFDTGRNSEVNDIDDNHIGIDLNNIESTASVTAGYYDSVNGSFVPFNMRNGNNVRAWIDFDGPNFEINVSVAPVGVIRPRRPTLSFRDPVIANYVSADMYVGFSASKTNWVEARRILAWSLSDTGALRDINTTELPVFLLRSSSSSLSTGAIAGIVIGCVVFVGLIGFGAFLIWKKLIKEEEEEEIEEWELEFWPHRFSYEELAAATEVFSYDRLLGSGGFGKVYRGVLPNNSSEIAVKCVNHDSKQGLREFMAEISSMGRLQHKNLVQMRGWCRRKNELMLVYDYMPNGSLNQWIFDNPKEPMPWRRRRQVINDVAEGLNYLHHGWDQVVIHRDIKSSNILLDSEMRGRLGDFGLAKLYEHGGAPNTTRVVGTLGYLAPELASASAPTEGSDVYSFGVVVLEVVCGRRPIEYAEEEDMVLVDWVRDLYGGGRLVEAADERVRSECESMEEVELLLKLGLACCHPDPAKRPNMREIVSLLLGSPQEDLLTGLTPAATVEDSEAAHA
- the LOC104740244 gene encoding probable 2-oxoglutarate-dependent dioxygenase AOP1 isoform X1 translates to MKMSGNETPELPIINLSDKNLKPDTELWNSTRDRVREAMEHHGWFVAEYNNFPVELHQSILGAAKELLDLPPDIKIKKDNHKAGHGYITMMSDAQLVHEGLGVDQVNDVQQCRRFSRLMWPDHHDNDRFCEIVHAYAKMQADLEQLVIRMLFESFNLEKYVDKHIEGTRYLLRLLKYRRLPNGEPNRKFISHTDKTFISILHQNHITGLMLKSEKEDVWYPFIPSPTRFAVIAGDAIMAWSNDRIKACYHKVEMESVETRYSLGFFSFQEGIISTPEEMVDKDHPLAYKPFRHDGLLEYYETLEAHRTMTKAYCGIPQT
- the LOC104740244 gene encoding probable 2-oxoglutarate-dependent dioxygenase AOP1 isoform X2, whose amino-acid sequence is MSGNETPELPIINLSDKNLKPDTELWNSTRDRVREAMEHHGWFVAEYNNFPVELHQSILGAAKELLDLPPDIKIKKDNHKAGHGYITMMSDAQLVHEGLGVDQVNDVQQCRRFSRLMWPDHHDNDRFCEIVHAYAKMQADLEQLVIRMLFESFNLEKYVDKHIEGTRYLLRLLKYRRLPNGEPNRKFISHTDKTFISILHQNHITGLMLKSEKEDVWYPFIPSPTRFAVIAGDAIMAWSNDRIKACYHKVEMESVETRYSLGFFSFQEGIISTPEEMVDKDHPLAYKPFRHDGLLEYYETLEAHRTMTKAYCGIPQT